A single window of Cheilinus undulatus linkage group 12, ASM1832078v1, whole genome shotgun sequence DNA harbors:
- the LOC121518342 gene encoding prenylcysteine oxidase-like encodes MGGSLLPLLAVVLSAQAGAGDPTEPGHVDGAPPSKIAVIGAGIGGSATAHFLRQHFGPEVQVDVFEKGEVGGRLATVTVNHHDYESGGSIIHSLNLHMQDFVKQLGLKYRRSMAGKTAVFNGEEVILEETDWYLLDLFRLWWRYGISFIRLQMWVEEIMEKFMRIYKYQAHGYAFSTVEELLDSLGGSGFINMTRRPLSDSLLELGVSQRFIDEVIAPIMRVNYGQNVSIPAFVGAVSLAGAQNNLWAVEGGNKLVCSGLLKMANANLLQAQVTSISPLYSGESPQYELSFSTATGTGSEVYDIVVLATPLQASVRSGVQFSGFNPPFDELPGNYHSTVATIIHGYLNTSFFGFPDPRLFPFASVLTTETPDLFFNSVASVCPVNISTGFRRKQPQEAGVYKVFSPQPLEKSQLKALFRSYYSVQVTEWQAYPSYSSSQGLPPVELHPNLYYLNGIELAGSAMEMSSVAAKNIALLAYHRWNRQTDMVDQKDLMHRIKTEL; translated from the exons ATGGGCGGCTCTCTGCTCCCCCTGCTAGCCGTCGTGCTGTCAGCTCAGGCGGGTGCTGGAGACCCAACCGAACCAGGCCATGTTGACGGAGCTCCGCCTTCAAAGATAG CGGTGATTGGGGCCGGGATAGGAGGCAGTGCCACAGCTCATTTCCTGCGGCAGCATTTTGGCCCTGAGGTCCAGGTGGACGTGTTTGAGAAGGGGGAGGTCGGAGGCCGTCTGGCCACTGTAACTGTCAATCACCATGACTACGAGTCTGGAGGCTCCATCATTCACTCCCTCAACCTTCACATGCAGGACTTTGTCAAACAGCTAG GTCTGAAGTATCGTCGCAGCATGGCAGGTAAAACCGCTGTATTCAACGGCGAAGAGGTGATTCTGGAGGAGACAGACTGGTACCTGCTGGACCTTTTCCGTCTGTGGTGGCGCTATGGCATCAGCTTCATACGCCTGCAGATGTGGGTGGAGGAAATTATGGAGAAATTCATGAG GATCTATAAGTACCAGGCTCATGGATACGCCTTCAGCACCGTGGAGGAACTCCTGGACTCTCTTGGGGGGAGTGGCTTCATAAATATGACTCGGAGGCCGCTCTCTGATTCACTCCTGGAGCTGGGTGTGTCACAGCGTTTCATCGATGAAGTTATCGCACCCATCATGAGGGTCAACTACGGACAGAATGTCAGCATCCCAGCTTTTGTAG gCGCTGTGTCTTTAGCTGGTGCCCAGAACAACCTGTGGGCAGTGGAAGGAGGCAACAAGCTGGTGTGTTCAGGCCTACTGAAGATGGCCAACGCCAACCTGCTGCAGGCACAAGTCACCTCCATCTCCCCGCTCTACTCAG GTGAGTCACCTCAATACGAGCTGAGCTTCAGCACAGCAACAGGAACAGGGTCGGAGGTGTATGACATTGTGGTATTGGCGACACCGCTTCAGGCCAGTGTCAGGTCTGGAGTCCAGTTCAGTGGTTTCAACCCCCCCTTTGACGAGCTCCCTGGCAACTATCACAGCACCGTAGCAACCATCATCCACGGTTACCTCAACACCTCCTTTTTTGGTTTCCCGGACCCACGCCTGTTCCCCTTTGCCAGCGTTTTGACAACTGAGACGccagatttgtttttcaacaGTGTGGCCAGTGTTTGTCCCGTCAACATCTCAACAGGCTTCAGACGTAAACAGCCACAAGAGGCCGGAGTTTATAAAGTGTTTTCACCTCAACCTCTGGAGAAGAGTCAGCTCAAAGCATTGTTCAG GTCGTACTACTCGGTGCAGGTGACAGAGTGGCAGGCCTACCCTAGTTACAGCAGCAGTCAGGGCCTGCCACCTGTAGAGCTCCACCCAAATCTCTACTACCTCAACGGCATCGAGTTGGCCGGTAGTGCCATGGAGATGAGCTCAGTGGCGGCAAAGAACATCGCTCTGCTGGCTTATCATCGCTggaacagacagacagacatggtGGACCAGAAAGATTTGATGCACAGGATCAAAACTGAACTATGA